GACTCGACGCCCAAAAGGCCAGCAACAAGCTGAAATAATCACATATACATGCATGAATGAATACATATAAGAAGGTTTACATACATAACATAATGGAGGGGGGGGATTAGGGTTGGTTATTTTTGCGATTTCGGActagattttaaaatttgagttttaaaCAAGAATTTCCATACATAATTTAATAGGGGGATTAGGGTTTGCATACTTACCCTCTTGGAAGTAGCACCTTTGAGTCTAGGATTTGCTCCGACATAGCCCGTGAGTCCAACATAAGGAATTGCATAAGATGCAATGAGATAGTTAATGGAGTTGGCATAAGGGTCAAAGGGTGGTTCCAATTTTCGTCCAAAGGCACTATTTATCACGGTTGCAAATGAGTTCACACTCAAATCTAATAATGGTCTTGGAAATCCCTTTACTGTACTTTGAATTGCCCTGCGTATATATACATGTAGTAAATTAAAAATGCAACTTTAAGGATTGAACtatcttatttttaattttatttcttgagCATTTGTggaaaaaatgaaattattttaaaattaattgaacaaaagtagattatgttttaaaacaTTGAAACAGTAGATTAAAGAATTTAAAATCCCCTGCTCATTGCCAATTTATACTACTTCATAAGCAATGAAGGACATTATTTTTCATAACGCATGTTAATTATTTATCCCTACATAGATCTTAAATGacattatttttcatgaaatttaaaataatgcATGAAAAGGGACCATAAAACTTTAGAGTGAAGGTTACAATTATGatcccttatatatatatatatatatgtgtgtgtgtgtgtgtgtgtgtgtatgtgtatgtgtgtgtgtgtgtgtgtgtgtgtgtgtaaacttaaaaataaaaaatgctacATGAGTGATTAGAAATTGATAATTATTAAGTTAATACTAAAGTAACTTAAGTAATAATTGATACTTTGACCTTTCACAAGATCTAGGGTTCGAGTCTACTATAGGTGCACAAATTCTCCTAAGTTACGGGGTAAACGGTCTAAACGGTTCAGACACCCCAAATTTTCCTGAagtcattgaaaaaaaaaaaaacatgcatgtATGCTGGAAATATTAAATTCATGTATAAAACTCTTTGacaaaaccatatatatatatatatatcatatatttttGTAAGTATACCGTAAGTGCCCGATTTCTTGGTAGGCAAATTGGGCAATGATGTCTTGAATCAAAGGGTCGAGTTTGGCGACCCTAGCGCCGGTGGGGGAGGGACCTCCCTTTGTCAAATTAGGGGCAAGTTGGTCCAACCCATGTCCCAAAGCCCCCCATGAGAAGAACTCTGCCTCAAAGTACTCTAGGTTTAGAGGGAACTCCAAAAGATCCACGTCCTCTTGTGGGACGTCATTGCCATAAATGCCCTCACTCAGTTCAGCACCGTAAGACAGTCCTAGGCACAAGAAGAAGACGAGGCTTAATAGCCCCACAACACTATTGGCCATAACCCTTATAGCTACAAGAactaagtctctctctctctctctctctctatgttttTTGTTCATGGTCTGTGTGTTTGTTCATTTATATATAGGGCTAGGAGGGAAtggcttttatttttaatttaatgtaGAGTCAAATGCAGTTTTTAAccagaaaaatttaaaatttaacgTGTATTTATGAatggtatgtatatgtatgttctTCTGGTCCAAATACAtatgggtgtttttttttttttttggttcattgAAGATATTttttgaaactcaaaaaatattaaggaaaggtaaggaaaatatcaaggaatctagattttcatgtttgattatcaagtaAGGtgaaacagaaaataaaaattataccgaatttatgaataaaattttgattttacacatcaataatatttagtttttataatttttaattatattaaaataaattctcatttttatagcatttgaaggagaaagaaaatataaagaaaattaaattttttacttaattttctttccttttattttctcaTACAAAACCCTTGATTAAAACATGTTCTAAATATATTCCAAATGGAGCCTTGGTTTATTTTTTCTAAGATTTAAATTTGTGAGTTCTTAGGTGGATCTTGCATCTATGTTcaatttttatgtatatattcattCTTTTCAACCGTTTTAATGCTTCCATATATGAACATTTTTTTGGGTCTGAAACTTTGACCCAATATGCATAACAAGAAATGACTCATCTATTGATAAATATATTACATTGaccataactctctctctctctctctctctctctctctctctctctctctctctctctctctctctctcacacacacacacacacattaatgcttattatctttttcaaaatcactgTTGACCCAAAAATAAATTAGTGTCCTATAGAAAAAAACGGTAGtcaataaaattaatatataatttattttgctTGATTTATGATTTGGTCAGATGTATACTAATCTATCATAagaaatgtagaaaataaatagagacaaaaagaaaaaaataactaGGGACGAGACTGACATTTTACAcggttcggctatgcctactccatgGGCGGATGtgataaaaaacttcactatctcaaggggaattacaagatgatttggaaccggtattgtacaaaatatctctcatTCTTTCTATCTCTTCTTTTCTCTCATCCTTTCTATTCGTATGCCTACTCCAAGCCTTATGTATGCATATAAAAATTAGAGGGGGAGAGGACCCTTTTTAGAGGGCAATAAGGATAGTACATTATTTATGGTGGTGGAAGATGAAAGAGTGGAAGATGAAGCAGTTGAAGATAAAGGGGTGACAGTCATTTATATTTTTCACAACACTCACCCTTGGATGTCACCTATATATAAATTCCTTCTACTaggatctttaagatgtctcattttgatgagatgaaccaatttcttgaatgttgtagtggacaaagttttggtgaacaaatatgctagattatcacttgatcggatctaCTGAACatttatatcaccattcttcCAAAGTTCAGGTGTATAGAAGAATTTGGGAGAGATATGCTTTGTTctatcaccctttatgtatcctcctcttagttgagctatGCATACAACGTTGTCTTCAaataaaactgttggaatactCTTGATttattgaagaccacaatttgcttggatatgtGAAGTCATTGATTTGAGCCATATgcattctctactagtttcatTGATAGCTAGCATTTTAGAATGATTGGAAGATATTGCGGTAACTTTTTGTTttattgatttccaagatataatagtttttccataaagaagtacatatccagtttgagatttagtGTTAATAGGATTAGAAAGATATACAACATCTGCGTATCCAACTAGTTGAGATTTCGAATCAAGAGAGTAGAATACACCCAAATCaaatgtacctctcaaatagcgtagaatgtgcttaatttcaTTTTAGTGTCGCCGAGTAGGAGCACAattatatcttgctagtagatttacaaCAAATGTAATGTTCggtcttgtacaattggccaAATATATCAAAGAGCCGATAAcgcttaaatatggtacttcaagaTTGAGTAATTTCCCTCCCTtatcatgaggtcgaaatggatcattctgaacatcaagtgatcgcaccatcattggagatcccaaaggatgaactttatcCGTATATAATTGCCTTAATATATTTTGGTATATttagatttgataaaaaataattatgctatttacatgttcaatctgtaggccaagacaatattttgtctttccaaAATCTTTCTTCTAAAATTTTACTATTAATAATTAGTAgttttagtgagctcttcaggaatcccaactaaattcaaatcatcaacataaacaacaattatagcaaatctgAATTataatcttttaataaaaatgcatggaaAAATTGaatcatttatgaatccttctttcataAGGTACTTACtaacttaatcgattgtaccacatgcgtccagattactttaatccatataaagaacgttgGAGTTTCATTGAATAAAAGTTTATGGGTTTTGCTTAAggcaatttaaatttttttagggattttcatataaatttcactatgcATCGACCCATATAGGTATTGTTATACcccaaaaattttaaataatttaaaattataagaagaTAAAAGGGGAGGAGAAATAAGTTGGAAAAGGGTGTGGCAGCaagcattcatcgatgaatgGATTGGTCTTATCGACGAATGTTCTACTTAGCTCGCCGACGAGGttacgtgtctcgtcaacgaggaattacGGAGAGGGGGTTTTTATAGACTGAAATTTATCAATGAGTTggttgtctcgtcgatgaactgtgtataggactcatcgacgaatcgacgtgtGTCGTTGACGAATTCCTAGGTATAAAGAgaacttttctttcattttagcgCAGAATTCTTGCATGCtcaccttctctctctagaaattcggccatcctcccttctctcttcgattttgggttggATTTCCATCGATTCGATAATCTGAGGCCACTACCACCCCCCTGGAAGAGTTCTCTACATCTCTTGGACTGGATAGTCGGTGGGACTAGttaggaattcatcccagattcaaggtaaggctttttacatAAAATTTGGCCTTACCCTAGTTGTGGGAAATATTAcatgcgaagaaatactgaatttagttctgggagatatggttttcagggcgttgaacggggaaccctgtgagtacaggactggttattttaggaggcttttcaggaattaggtaaggggaaatactttataatagtttttttagtaattattaaaatgactaattttgggtaaaattcctacatatacaggtataattttctgaaccaaactgatattgaaaatactgttttaattatataagtattaaattgggaaaaatggtgtggttgaaaccattttgatcattaaatgattgttgagcgtagtggaatgaggaaattgttgagaTTGTGAATGTCATTTGACCGAAATTCTTGTCTGGTGGAATACATTGATGGGATTGCAAacattgtttggttgaaaatatcggatgattgaatatattgtggtaTTTGCGTGGACATGGTTGATTGGTCAGGTTTGTGATTGATCTGTGGTGTGGTTCATGTGAATGACGaaataacgttggcagtggtatgaggaggtcgttatatcatacctggAATAACCGTCATATATCGTTGGCAGTGGtgtgaggaggtcgttatatggacgtttatactgggaggtaaacattgacagtggtatgaggaggttgtttacctatttatcatgaacggggtgtttgttttgtaatctgTGTAGTTGACCAGTCTTGTGCGGACATTGATGTTGTATGAtctgattagtcctgtgtggacattgatgttgtgtgatttgattagtcatgtgtgcaccagtcctgtgtggacattgatgctgtgtgatttgattagtcctgtgtggaccagtcctgtgtggacattgatgctgtgtgatCTAATTAGTCTAGGGTGGACTAGTTCTATGTGGACATTGATGCAGTGTGATttgatcctgtgtggattgattatgataggGGTGCATGCGTGAAATTCTGTGAAGCGATTGTGTTGGTTGTGTACGACTCTTTAATTAATTATGTATTTAGGGTAAAGTATATTACTCCACCTaatggcttactgagaaaggcgagtacgctGGTAATTAATTATAGGtgccagagtagagggaagccacttgtataggcgggtgatCTTCCCGATTCTCGGtaactttacctgaatacataacccgagggctaacggagaaaggtgagtgccctggtgttagcactagagcaaagggaacctacttgtatgggcgggtagatttccttattctcagaAACTAACACTAAAATACTGATGATTAGGGGTATGTTATCTAGACTTCTAGTGAACTATGGGAACACTGTAGATGGATATATTAAcgatattataaacacttcagccacattctattataaactatttcttccttactaagaggtgtctcaccccgtcatatgctaaatcttttcaggttatcctggtgatcgagcttagatagctctagggcggggtagtttttgtgagttaaatatagccgatcagatatgtatttagtttatgttttatatatattgattttgGTTCTATAATATGAAGGATGAgattgtaattattatggatcaatgcatgtaaatatagcactctggtattttctgttgaagatatttattattttcgctatgtaaatggtatcagagacacgcTTCGATCTCTTAACGCACCGGGCCCGGCATGGCGGGTCTAgggtgttacagttggtatcaaagccaggACGGTCTTGCAGACTTAGGAGGactaataccagagtataggttgagttGAATGGGGGTAGGAATGGATATATTAGGGTGTTGATAGGA
This Malania oleifera isolate guangnan ecotype guangnan chromosome 11, ASM2987363v1, whole genome shotgun sequence DNA region includes the following protein-coding sequences:
- the LOC131167561 gene encoding desiccation-related protein PCC13-62-like, with protein sequence MANSVVGLLSLVFFLCLGLSYGAELSEGIYGNDVPQEDVDLLEFPLNLEYFEAEFFSWGALGHGLDQLAPNLTKGGPSPTGARVAKLDPLIQDIIAQFAYQEIGHLRAIQSTVKGFPRPLLDLSVNSFATVINSAFGRKLEPPFDPYANSINYLIASYAIPYVGLTGYVGANPRLKGATSKRLVAGLLGVESGQDAVIRTLLYQHALEKVNPYEISVAEFTDRISKLRDKLGHEGLKDEGLIVSKAEGAEGQISGNVLAGDEYSVAYARTPEEILRIVYGSGDEHVPGGFYPKGGNGNIAKSSLRKS